One window of the Pseudochaenichthys georgianus chromosome 21, fPseGeo1.2, whole genome shotgun sequence genome contains the following:
- the LOC117466518 gene encoding uncharacterized protein, with protein sequence MEEFESSSLGRVTVYSIQGCPHCVQAKATLGGLGVPVCDVDMGKHPELRARVKELTGRSSVPQIFFNNIHIGGNNDLHKLAPEELQRLVNVVRKEPLPADAPPLPEENPTGSPSGETDGEFVCERDELADLVENFKHGNVIGSHRKGLTVHKKSFSSDQLVDWLHKEKGMARAEACSTGQAMMQKKYMVSVRGCGEKEGCFGEGKDALYRLLEHDPHSALNAGRMAVCIPIPAAELSLLLRELILKLFSEHLSADGKSVDYKGMSGDPAFERYCELAIQLQRVELLSLSREEKLAFFINIYNALVIHGNLRLGAPTNMLQRYKFFNYVSYLIGGELFTLQDIENGVLRGNRRGMAQLLRPFSKTDPRLQVALPDAEPLIHFALNCGAKGCPPIKTYTPKDIDSQLRTAAEAFLENDDSCLVDSGKREVRLSQIFKWYKADFGGTDEKLLKWVLDHMGDSPKKSSLQDVISAGKTKVIFLPYDWSTNGTH encoded by the exons ATGGAGGAGTTTGAGAGCAGTTCTCTGGGCCGGGTCACAGTGTACTCCATCCAGGGCTGCCCACACTGTGTGCAGGCTAAAGCCACCCTGGGGGGTCTGGGGGTCCCAGTGTGTGACGTGGATATGGGGAAGCATCCGGAGCTCAGAGCCAGGGTGAAGGAGCTGACCGGACGCAGTTCCGTGCCTCAGATATTCTTCAACAACATTCATATAGGCGGGAATAATGACCTACACAAACTG GCTCCTGAAGAGCTGCAGAGGCTGGTGAATGTTGTGAGGAAAGAGCCTCTTCCAGCAgacgccccccccctcccagagGAGAATCCAACAGGGAGCCCGTCGGGGGAGACGGATGGAG agtttgtgtgtgagagagatgaGTTGGCGGACCTGGTAGAGAACTTCAAACATGGCAATGTGATTGGCAGTCATAGGAAGGGGCTGACAGTACACAAAAAGAGCTTCTCCAGTGACCAGCTGGTTGACTGGCTGCACAAAGAGAAGGGCATGG ccaGGGCTGAGGCCTGTAGCACTGGCCAGGCCATGATGCAGAAGAAGTACATGGTGAGTGTGCGTGGCTGTGGGGAGAAGGAAGGCTGTTTTGGAGAGGGGAAAGATGCTCTGTACAGGCTGCTGGAGCACGACCCTCACTCAGCCCTCAACGCAGGACGGATGGCCGTCTGCATCCCCATCCCGG ctgCCGAGCTGTCTTTGCTTTTACGGGAGTTGATCCTGAAATTGTTCTCTGAACATCTTTCTGCTGACGGCAAG TCTGTGGACTACAAGGGCATGTCAGGTGACCCTGCCTTCGAGCGGTACTGTGAGCTGGCCATCCAGCTGCAGCGGGTGGAGCTGCTCTCTCTCAGCCGGGAGGAGAAGCTGGccttcttcatcaacatctaCAACGCCTTGGTCATCCACGGGAACCTCCGCCTGGGGGCCCCCACCAACATGCTGCAGAGATACAAA TTCTTCAACTATGTGAGCTACCTGATTGGAGGAGAGTTGTTCACACTACAGGACATTGAGAACGGTGTTCTGAGAGGGAACAGAAGAGGAATGGCTCAGCTATTAAGGCCCTTTTCCAAAACAGACCCACGACTACAG GTGGCGCTTCCAGACGCTGAGCCCCTCATTCACTTTGCCTTGAACTGTGGAGCAAAGGGCTGCCCACCCATCAAAACATACACTCCAAAG GACATCGACAGCCAGCTCCGCACAGCAGCAGAGGCCTTCCTGGAAAACGATGACTCCTGCCTGGTGGATTCTGGGAAAAGAGAAGTGCGACTCAGTCAGATTTTCAAGTGGTACAAAGCTGACTTTGGAGGAACGGATGAAAAG CTGCTGAAGTGGGTGCTGGATCACATGGGCGACTCCCCGAAGAAGAGCAGCCTGCAGGATGTGATATCTGCTGGGAAGACCAAAGTCATCTTCCTCCCTTACGACTGGAGCACCAACGGCACACACTGA